Proteins from a single region of Streptomyces griseiscabiei:
- a CDS encoding DUF4394 domain-containing protein: protein MAATAVVVTSTALMLGTPGISSAAPAATPSLRAYGISGDGTLMAAFWTDRADVLNWVRAVTGLSGDTGLVGIDFRVQNGVLYGVGNKGGIYTIKIPTGTQDVVVTKVSQLQYALVGANFGVDFNPAADRLRVISDNGQNLRHNLNDHTTIQDLNLTTPPIEGTTKGVSAAAYTNNDLDGSTATTLFDINTTTDQVVIQSPANNGTLAPTGNLGLDAQINAGMDIYSTLSGGKTVDNLAFASLTASGASTPSLYTVNVFTGQATLVNDAAKSKFPLNITDVAVSLTGS, encoded by the coding sequence ATGGCGGCGACGGCGGTCGTCGTCACCTCGACGGCACTCATGCTCGGCACCCCGGGCATCTCCTCGGCCGCCCCCGCCGCCACCCCCAGCCTGCGTGCCTACGGGATCAGCGGTGACGGCACGCTGATGGCCGCGTTCTGGACCGACCGGGCGGACGTGCTCAACTGGGTCAGGGCCGTCACCGGTCTCAGCGGCGACACGGGTCTGGTCGGCATCGACTTCCGGGTGCAGAACGGCGTGCTGTACGGCGTGGGCAACAAGGGCGGCATCTACACGATCAAGATCCCGACGGGCACGCAGGACGTCGTGGTCACCAAGGTGTCCCAGCTCCAGTACGCGCTGGTCGGCGCGAACTTCGGCGTCGACTTCAACCCGGCGGCCGACCGGCTGCGTGTGATCAGCGACAACGGCCAGAACCTGCGGCACAACCTGAACGACCACACGACGATCCAGGACCTGAACCTCACCACCCCGCCGATCGAGGGCACCACCAAGGGCGTCTCCGCCGCCGCCTACACGAACAACGACCTCGACGGGTCCACCGCGACCACCCTGTTCGACATCAACACGACCACGGACCAGGTCGTCATCCAGTCCCCGGCCAACAACGGCACGCTCGCCCCGACCGGCAACCTCGGCCTCGACGCCCAGATCAACGCCGGCATGGACATCTACTCCACGCTGAGCGGCGGCAAGACGGTCGACAACCTCGCCTTCGCCTCCCTCACCGCCTCCGGCGCGAGCACGCCCTCCCTCTACACCGTCAACGTCTTCACCGGGCAGGCCACCCTCGTCAACGACGCCGCCAAGTCCAAGTTCCCCCTGAACATCACGGACGTCGCCGTCTCCCTCACCGGCAGCTGA
- a CDS encoding sporulation protein, with translation MVFKRLLGSLGVGGPTVDTVLDPGAVRPGATLSGRVHLKGGDADFEIEHITLELVARVEAEHEEGESEGVAVFDRTTVGGGFRLAAGELREVPFTLALPWETPITELYGQALGIVLGVRTELAVADARDKGDLDQLNVTPLPAQEAILEALGRLGFGFRSADLEHGRIHGTGQQLPFYQEIELIPAPEYADRINEIELTFLAGPGGLEVVLEADKRGGAYSGSHDTLTRFTVSHAEVAQQDWNTLVDGWIRQLAEHRAAYAPTSLHGHQGAHGDDGHRSGPGIGTAVAAGAAGLAVGVVGGMVAAEVVDEVGDFFEGEEEEEEEDEE, from the coding sequence ATGGTGTTCAAACGACTGCTCGGTTCGCTCGGTGTGGGCGGCCCCACGGTCGACACGGTTCTCGACCCCGGCGCGGTCCGCCCCGGCGCCACACTGAGCGGCCGGGTCCATCTCAAGGGCGGTGACGCCGACTTCGAGATCGAGCACATCACCCTGGAGCTGGTGGCGCGGGTCGAGGCCGAGCACGAGGAGGGCGAGAGCGAGGGCGTCGCCGTCTTCGACCGGACCACCGTCGGCGGCGGCTTCCGGCTGGCCGCGGGCGAACTGCGCGAGGTCCCGTTCACCCTCGCCCTGCCGTGGGAGACCCCGATCACCGAGCTCTACGGCCAGGCCCTCGGCATCGTGCTCGGCGTCCGCACCGAACTGGCCGTCGCCGACGCCCGGGACAAGGGCGACCTCGACCAGTTGAACGTCACCCCGCTGCCCGCGCAGGAGGCGATCCTCGAAGCCCTCGGCCGGCTCGGCTTCGGCTTCCGCTCCGCCGACCTCGAACACGGGCGGATCCACGGCACCGGCCAGCAGCTCCCCTTCTACCAGGAGATCGAGCTGATCCCCGCGCCGGAGTACGCCGACCGGATCAACGAGATCGAGCTGACCTTCCTCGCCGGTCCCGGCGGCCTGGAGGTCGTCCTGGAGGCCGACAAGCGCGGCGGGGCGTACTCCGGGAGCCACGACACCCTCACCCGCTTCACCGTCTCCCACGCCGAGGTCGCCCAGCAGGACTGGAACACCCTGGTCGACGGCTGGATCCGGCAGCTGGCCGAGCACCGCGCCGCCTACGCCCCCACCTCCCTCCACGGCCACCAGGGTGCACACGGCGACGACGGCCACCGCTCCGGCCCGGGCATCGGTACCGCCGTCGCCGCGGGCGCCGCCGGGCTCGCCGTCGGTGTGGTCGGCGGCATGGTGGCCGCCGAAGTCGTGGACGAGGTCGGGGACTTCTTCGAGGGCGAGGAGGAAGAAGAGGAGGAGGACGAGGAGTAG
- a CDS encoding PucR family transcriptional regulator: MGSLFAELARQASANAHREVETYAREIPEFGFLDKDVRARAETLEHAVWLRHRTVELSPENSELTVDDLDYIASMGELRAAAGMPLDARQRVLRVHTALMLREINEATDAQRGGGVDELMRMMTWFAPQGERGIGAYRQGFVRVLRRRMPYTEQVALLARSLLNGDPISAELAAVVDMELPEHCAVTVFRLPDPPAVDRFLENEIETLVKAHQTPVMWGPGDGDGGAELIALVPLASGGARAGDAPPHPVPDLLPDLVPGRLPDLVRDFARALGRPCAVGTANAPLPELAGALNRARRIGRAAPLRRASGRLRPHALADVFVELAVADVPFVDDWLRSLARALDSGPDLLLTLDAYYRHDMRRGSTATALNVHTRTLDYRLRRVRELTGIDPGSTRGVRTLSAVVTRHLSQTWD; encoded by the coding sequence ATGGGGAGCCTCTTCGCCGAACTGGCCCGTCAGGCGTCGGCCAACGCCCACCGGGAGGTCGAGACCTACGCGCGCGAGATCCCGGAGTTCGGGTTCCTGGACAAGGATGTCCGGGCCCGTGCCGAGACGCTGGAGCACGCGGTGTGGCTCCGGCACCGGACCGTCGAACTCTCGCCGGAGAACAGCGAGTTGACGGTTGATGATCTTGACTACATCGCGTCCATGGGGGAGCTGCGGGCCGCTGCCGGAATGCCGCTCGACGCACGGCAGCGGGTGCTGCGCGTGCACACCGCGCTCATGCTGCGTGAGATCAACGAGGCGACCGACGCCCAGCGCGGCGGTGGTGTCGACGAACTGATGCGGATGATGACCTGGTTCGCCCCCCAGGGCGAGCGGGGCATCGGCGCCTACCGGCAGGGATTCGTCCGCGTACTGCGCCGCCGAATGCCGTACACCGAACAGGTCGCCCTGCTGGCCCGGTCATTGCTGAACGGAGATCCGATATCCGCGGAACTCGCGGCCGTCGTCGACATGGAACTGCCGGAGCACTGCGCGGTGACGGTGTTCCGGCTGCCGGACCCGCCCGCCGTCGACCGATTCCTGGAAAACGAGATCGAGACACTCGTGAAGGCCCACCAGACGCCGGTCATGTGGGGTCCGGGGGACGGTGACGGGGGCGCGGAACTGATCGCCCTGGTGCCGCTGGCCTCCGGCGGCGCCAGGGCCGGTGACGCGCCCCCGCACCCTGTTCCCGACCTCTTACCCGACCTCGTCCCCGGCCGGCTGCCGGATCTCGTCCGGGACTTCGCCCGCGCCCTCGGCCGCCCCTGCGCCGTCGGCACCGCCAACGCGCCGCTGCCCGAGCTGGCCGGGGCGCTGAACCGGGCCCGGCGGATCGGCCGGGCCGCCCCGCTGCGCCGGGCCTCCGGCCGGCTGCGGCCGCACGCCCTGGCCGACGTCTTCGTGGAACTCGCCGTGGCGGACGTGCCGTTCGTCGACGACTGGCTGCGCTCGCTGGCCCGCGCCCTGGACTCCGGCCCGGACCTGCTGCTCACCCTCGACGCCTACTACCGCCACGACATGCGCCGCGGCTCGACGGCCACCGCCCTCAACGTCCACACCCGCACCCTCGACTACCGGCTGCGCCGGGTACGCGAACTCACCGGCATCGACCCCGGCTCGACCCGAGGCGTGCGCACCCTCTCCGCGGTGGTCACCCGGCATCTGTCGCAGACGTGGGATTGA
- a CDS encoding phosphoribosylanthranilate isomerase, with protein sequence MRQAGGVSNSSDALFIKICGLKTEQDVDTAVEAGADAIGFVFSASPRRIDAALAARLGRRVPEHVLTVGVFRKEPLDDVRAAADESGIRAIQLHGPDDRAYYDELAADGRTLIRAAAFGDSVPRCGEFGEDMLLLDAPVPGSGVAWDWASRPLADSGEKWLLAGGLTPENVRDAVAATHPWGVDVSSGVEQRRGVKDPGLIREFVKAARAGR encoded by the coding sequence ATGCGGCAGGCTGGGGGCGTGAGCAACTCCAGTGATGCCCTCTTCATCAAGATCTGCGGTCTGAAGACCGAACAGGACGTCGACACGGCCGTCGAGGCGGGCGCCGACGCCATCGGCTTCGTCTTCTCCGCCAGTCCGCGCCGGATCGACGCCGCCCTCGCCGCCCGGCTGGGCCGTCGCGTGCCGGAGCACGTCCTGACGGTCGGGGTCTTCCGCAAGGAGCCCCTGGACGACGTACGGGCCGCGGCCGACGAGTCGGGGATCCGGGCGATCCAGCTGCACGGCCCGGACGACCGCGCCTACTACGACGAACTGGCCGCCGACGGCCGGACCCTGATCCGCGCCGCCGCTTTCGGCGACTCGGTGCCCCGCTGCGGCGAGTTCGGCGAGGACATGCTGCTCCTCGACGCCCCCGTCCCCGGCTCCGGCGTCGCCTGGGACTGGGCGAGCAGGCCGCTGGCCGACTCCGGGGAGAAGTGGCTCCTCGCGGGCGGTCTCACCCCGGAGAACGTGCGGGACGCCGTCGCCGCCACCCACCCCTGGGGTGTGGACGTCTCCAGCGGTGTGGAACAGCGCCGGGGCGTCAAGGACCCCGGTCTGATCAGGGAGTTCGTCAAGGCGGCCCGCGCCGGGAGGTGA
- a CDS encoding cytochrome P450, protein MVRRTQSGEGVSVELDGAGLEELSPEPLLTRDYETRPSLVYERLRQRHGAVAPVDLLGVPAWLVLGYRESLQVLQDDAGWPKGLENWRARTEGRVPADWPLGPSLEVNHVLIQGGPGYRTLRTAWDQALKPFQDPRNPQAKRLKTAVTAYADELITLMGEAGGTGLADLSAQFSRPLPLMVASHLLGFPGSQGDDALMDMWRVLDAGPDAGPALDRLLGALTELGELKLKSPGEDFPSHLLAAHPGLSLDELARELFMLLGMTSDHVGILISNTVVEVLSGEDSVRASLSAGMVREAMNRVVMRKPPLVNFVPRFAAKDSRLGDYTIRAGDPVWVSSAAAHADPLFADHVAPSTTVSTRAHLSWGAGPRQCPARELASTVAAVGVGRLFERFAHLDLALPVDQLPWRSSPFMRGLRSLPVRYELAPGAEPSAPDGPVGAGDLDAGQAVTPDVSARQRSSLWRYLTGLIRSGR, encoded by the coding sequence ATGGTGAGAAGAACCCAGTCGGGCGAGGGTGTGTCCGTGGAGCTGGACGGCGCGGGGTTGGAGGAGTTGTCTCCCGAACCGCTGCTGACCCGGGACTACGAGACACGCCCCTCGCTGGTGTACGAGCGGCTGCGGCAGCGGCACGGCGCGGTGGCCCCGGTGGACCTGCTGGGCGTCCCCGCCTGGCTGGTGCTGGGCTACCGGGAGTCACTGCAGGTGCTCCAGGACGACGCGGGCTGGCCCAAGGGCCTGGAGAACTGGCGGGCCCGCACCGAGGGCAGGGTCCCGGCCGACTGGCCGCTCGGACCCTCCCTGGAGGTCAACCACGTACTGATCCAGGGCGGCCCGGGCTACCGCACCCTGCGGACGGCGTGGGACCAGGCGCTCAAGCCGTTCCAGGACCCGCGCAACCCCCAGGCCAAGCGGCTCAAGACGGCCGTCACCGCCTACGCCGACGAACTGATCACCCTGATGGGAGAGGCGGGCGGCACGGGGCTGGCGGACCTGTCCGCGCAGTTCTCCCGGCCGCTGCCGCTGATGGTGGCCAGCCATCTGCTCGGTTTCCCCGGCTCCCAGGGCGACGACGCCCTGATGGACATGTGGCGGGTCCTGGACGCGGGACCCGACGCGGGGCCCGCCCTCGACCGGCTGCTCGGCGCGCTCACGGAACTGGGCGAGCTGAAGCTGAAGTCACCGGGCGAGGACTTCCCCTCCCATCTGCTGGCCGCCCACCCCGGCCTGTCGCTCGACGAGCTGGCCCGCGAGCTGTTCATGCTGCTCGGCATGACCTCCGACCACGTCGGCATCCTCATCTCCAACACGGTCGTCGAGGTCCTCTCGGGCGAGGACAGCGTGCGGGCCAGCCTCTCCGCAGGCATGGTCCGGGAGGCCATGAACCGGGTCGTCATGCGCAAGCCGCCGCTGGTGAACTTCGTGCCGAGGTTCGCCGCGAAGGACAGCCGCCTCGGCGACTACACGATCCGCGCGGGCGACCCGGTCTGGGTCTCCTCCGCCGCGGCGCACGCCGACCCGCTCTTCGCCGACCACGTGGCCCCCAGCACCACGGTCAGCACCCGGGCCCACCTGTCCTGGGGCGCGGGCCCGCGCCAGTGCCCGGCCCGGGAACTCGCCTCGACGGTGGCGGCCGTCGGAGTGGGCCGCCTCTTCGAGCGCTTCGCCCACCTCGATCTCGCCCTCCCCGTCGACCAACTGCCCTGGCGCTCCTCGCCGTTCATGCGGGGCCTGCGCTCGCTGCCCGTCCGGTACGAACTCGCGCCGGGCGCCGAGCCGTCGGCGCCGGACGGCCCGGTGGGTGCGGGGGACCTGGACGCGGGGCAGGCGGTGACACCGGATGTGTCCGCCCGGCAGCGCTCCTCGCTGTGGCGCTATCTCACGGGGCTGATCCGCTCCGGCCGCTGA